The nucleotide sequence GAGCGTCTGGTTGGACGCCGCGTTCCCGACGTTGTCCGTGTGCCCTTCGATGGTGAGCTTGAGGTCGGCGTGATCGTTCAGCATCGCCGCAATCTCCTTCAACGTCGGGGTCGACTCGGGGCGGATGCGATCCGACCCGGTGTCGAAGTAGATCCCCTGAGTGGCCACGCGCCCCTTCTCGGCCAGGGCGTCATAGAGCTTCTTCCCACCCGCCGCGAGGCGGAAGGCGCCGAACAGCGCGGGATTGTCCGGGCTGCCATCGACGTAGAACAGGATCTTGCTCCCCCGCGCCGCGCTCGCGTTCGGGATGTTCGCCAGGCGCTTCTCGTTGATGTAGAGCTTGACGTAACGCCCGTCGGCCATCACCCGGGCCCGGAACATCTTGCCCCGGTACGACTCGACCCAGTCGGTCCCCGTGTAGGGGCGGCCGTCCTCGTGGTAACCGACCCTCCCGCCGTCGGCAAACTCGATGCGCTGCTTGTACTCCTCGTCGACCGGGGAAATCCAGAGCGCACCGGCGGGGACCGCAAGATCGAACTCCAGCGTGTAGCGCTCGGCCAGCGGCTGCGGGAGCACGATCTGGAACTTGGCGTCGCTCTGCGCACGCAGGTAGCGCGCCCCCTTCCACTCCACGATCTCCAGCGAGCCGCTTACAAACTCGAGTGACCGGGGGAAGTCGCCGACCTCGTCCTTCATGAAGTCGTCGGCGTACAGGACCTTCTCCCCCGGCTTGAAGTCGTAATTGGCCCACGCACCCTCCCCGGGCTTGAGCGCGTCGGTTCCCGCGGCGTCCCCACCCGCCTGTTCACCCGCGGCGGGCGTTTCCTTCTTCGAGTCGGCGTCCTTGCCCGGCACGACGTTCACCGTCTTCCCTTCGGCCTTCGCCTTCTCGATGCACTTGGCGTCGCCCATCGCGCAGTCGACGGCCTTGTCGACCTTTCGGCCGACCGACTCCTCGGCCCGGCGCTTGATCCGGTCCTTCAGGCTCTGGCCCGAGGCCGGCGCCGCCAAGGCAACCGCGGCGAGGACGCTGAACGAAACGAGCTTGTGGAACCGCCACATATGAGCCTCGAAGCTGGGGAAAGCGGGATGTGCACGCGGGATGCCTGGGCGCCGGCGCGCCCTGAATCCTGCCGGCCGCCGAGTCGCGGCGAAAGGGTGAAACTACCCAGTCCTCACCGGCCAGTCATCCGACGTAGATTACGAGGATCGCTGCCTCCTCCCTCTTCACGCGACACCCCATGGCTACGACGACCAGAACGGAGCGGAAGCGCGCCGCCGGCCTCTCGCGCGAGCAGCTCCAGCAGGCATACCGAACCATGCTCCTGTCGCGCCGCATCGACGACAAGGAGATCCAGCTCAAGCGGCAGAACAAGATCTTCTTCCAGATCTCGGGAGCGGGACACGAAGCGGTGCTCGCCGCGGCGGGGCTCCACTTCCGCCCCTCGTACGACTGGTTCTACACGTACTATCGCGACCGCGCCCTGTGCCTCGCGCTCGGGATGACCCCGGAGGAGATGCTGTACGAGGCCGTCGGCGCCGCCATCGACCCCAACTCGGGCGGCCGCCAGATGCCCTCGCACTTCGGGCACAAGGCGCTCAACATCGTGAGCGCCTCCTCGCCCACCGGGACGCAGTTCCTCCAGGCCGTGGGGTGTGCCGAGGGGATCCAGCGCGCCGCCGCGCTCGGGATCAGCGAGGGGTTCAAGGCCGACGAAGTCGTCTATGTCTCGTCGGGCGATGGCACCACGAGCGAAGGCGAGTTCTGGGAGAGCCTCAACACCGCCTGCAACCTCAAGCTCCCGATCGTCTACGTCATCCAGGACAACCAGTACGCGATCTCGGTCCCGGTGGAGGTGAACACCGCCGGCGGCTCGATCTCGAAGCTGGTCGCGTCGTTCCCCGGGCTCTACATCCAGGAGGTCGACGGCTGCGACTTCATGGCGAGCTACGAGGTGATGCAGCGCGCCGTGCAGCACGCCCGCGAGCGCAAGGGGCCGGCCTTCGTGCACGCCCACGTGATCCGCCCGTACTCGCACTCCCTGTCGGACGACGAGGTGCTGTACCGTCCCCCCGAGGAGCGGGCAGCCGACGCCGCGCGCGACCCGATCACCACCTTCCCCCGTTGGCTGGTGGAGAACGGTCACGCCACCGAGGCGGAAATCGCGAAGATCCAGGAAGAGGTGGATGCGCAGGTCCTGGCGGCGACCGACGATGCGCTGGGCCAGCCGCAGCCCGATGCCAGCACCATCTACTTCGGCGTCTACTCCCCCGACGTCGACCCGACGAGCGAGTCGTTCGACACCGAGGACGACCCGCAGTTCTCGGGGAACGAGACGACGATGGTCGACCTCTTGAACGCCTGCATGCGCGACGAGATGCGGCGCGACCCGCGCATCGTCGTCTTCGGCGAGGACGTGGCCGACGTCTCGCGCGAAGCGTACATGGGGAAGGTCAAGGGGAAGGGGGGGGTCTTCAAGGTCACGCACGGGCTGCAAAAGGAGTTCGGCTCCACGCGCGTCTACAACTCGCCGCTCGCCGAGGCGAACATCGTCGGCCGGGCCATCGGGTTGGCGGCGCGCGGCTTCAAGCCGGTCGTCGAGATCCAGTTCTTCGACTACATCTGGCCGGCGTTCATGCAGATCCGCGACGAACTGGCCACGATGCGGTGGCGGTCCAACAACGCGTTCTCGGCGCCGGTCGTCATCCGCACCACGTATGGCGGCTACATCCGCGGCGCCATCTACCACTCGCAGACCGGGGCGTCGCTCTTCACGCACAACCCGGGGCTGCGGGTCGTCTGCCCGGCGACCGCGCTCGATGCCAACGGGCTCCTTCGCACCGCCATCCGCTGCGACGACCCGGTGATCTTCCTCGAGCACAAGCACCTGTACCGGCAGACCTACAACAAGGCGGCGTATCCCGGCCCCAACTTCATGATCCCCTTCGGCAAGGCGAAGGTCGTGCGCGAGGGGAGCGACGTGACGGTGGTGACGTACGGCGCCACGGTCCAGCGCGCCTTCGCTGCGGCCAACCAGATCGCCGACGAGGGAGTCTCGGTCGAGGTCATCGACCTCCGCACGCTCTCGCCGTGGGACCAGGAGACGGTCTACGCGTCGGTCAAGAAGACCAACCGCGTGATCGTGGCGCATGAGGACTCGCTCTCGTGGGGGTACGGCGCCGAGATCGCGGCCCGCATCTCCGACGACTGCTTCGCCTGGCTCGACGCCCCGGTGAAGCGGGTGGCGAGCACCGACACGTTCGTCGGCTACGCCCCACAGCTCGAGGACGCGATCCTCCCGCAGATCGACGACTTCGCGCGGGCCTACCGGGAAATCGCGAACTTCTAGCGGCGGCCGGGGCTAAAGGGTTCGAGGGGCCGGGCGACCGTGGCGGGTCGGCCGGCCCCTTCGCATTCGACCGGCGAGTGACCTCGAAGCCTTCGCGAAAGTCAGAGGCAGTCGGCGGCGCGGCACGAATTGCCGCATCGAAGAGACGAGGGTGCACGGTCATTCGCGACGGCCCGCGCCTTGCACGGCAGTCGCGCACCGGTCCCGACTCGGGGTTCCCCGAGTGTACAGCCGGATCGGCAGGGCGTTGTATTCAACTTGCGACGTCCGCGTCAGCAGCCCGTGACCACGTGGGGTGACCGTGCCGCTGACGCCCACGGATCCTCAGGGAGGGATCGATGCAGATCTCCCACATCGAAGTTCGACGGCACCCCATCTGGCAACGCGAGGTTCATCACGAGCGGCTCGTGGCGGGCCCGGCCGGTGGGGGATCCTCATCGCGGCGGAAGCTTGCGGTGGTGATCCTGGTCGGAGTGGCCGCCGTCGCCGCACTCCTCATCGCGACCGCCTAGCGCGGCTGCGTGGCGCGGCCGAGTGGTGCGGCTGCGTGGTGCGGCTGCGTGGTGCGGCTGCGTGGCGCGGCCGACTCACCGCCGCTCGTGGACCGTCTTTCCGCCGATCACCGTGCGCATCACGCGCGCGTCGCGGATCGTCTCCGGGGCGATGGTGGTCAGGTCGCGATCGATGATGACGAAGTCGGCGAGCTTGCCGGGCTGCAGGGCCCCGAGGTCCTGCTCGTCGAAGCCGGCGAACGCGCTCCCGGCGGTGTAGGCGCGGAGCGCCTCGTCCACCGTGATCTTCTGCTCCGGCACCCAGCCAAGCGGCTGCTTGTCGTCGATCGTGCGCCTCGTGACCGCGGCGTAGATCCCCTCGATCGGGGTCGGGGGGGCGACGAACCAGTCGGAGCCGAAGGCGAGCGTCGCCTTGGCATCGAGGAACGAGCGGAAGGCATAGGTCCCCTTGGCGCGCTCGGGGCCGATCACCTTGTCCGCCCATCGCCCGTCGTCGATGGCGTGATACGGCTGCATCGACGCGATGACCCCCAGCTCGGCGAAGCGGGCGAAGTCGCCGGGGGCGACGTGCTGGGCGTGTTCGATGCGGAACCGGCGGTCGCGCGCGCCGTTCTCCTTCGCCACCCGCGCGTAGATGTCGAGCTGCGTGGCGATGGCCCGGTCGCCGATGGCGTGCACCGCCACGTGCAATCCGGCCTTGTCGGCGCCAGACACCCAGGCGTACAGGTCCTCGGGCGAGTTGACGAAGAATCCCGAGTCGTGCGGCGCGTCGGTGAACGGTGCCTTCATGGCGGCCGTGTGCGAGCCCAGCGATCCGTCCACGAAGCCCTTGAGCCCGCCCAGCTTGAGCCAGGCGTCGCCGCGCCCGCGGGCCGCCACGGTGTCGCGCAGGCGCTCCCAGGTGTTGAGCGGGACGAAGGCATAGATGCGGGTCCTGAGCCGCCCCGCCCGCTGCGCGCGGGTGGCGATCGCGAGGTCGTTCCAGGATCCCATCATGTGCACCGTGGTGACCCCGTACGACGCGACGTACGCCATCGCCGAGTCGAGGGCGCGATCCTCCACCGCCGGCGGGGGCTGCGGGACGACGCGGTCCACGAGCGACATCGCGTTGTCCTTCAAGACGCCGGCGGGCTCTCCCCCCGCCAGGCGCACGATGGTCCCGCCGCTCACCTCCGGCGTGGCCCGGGTGACACCGGCCGCCTCGAGCGCCGCCGAGTTGGCGAGCGCCATGTGCCCGTCGAGGCGGTTCACCCA is from Gemmatimonadetes bacterium SCN 70-22 and encodes:
- a CDS encoding dehydrogenase, which translates into the protein MATTTRTERKRAAGLSREQLQQAYRTMLLSRRIDDKEIQLKRQNKIFFQISGAGHEAVLAAAGLHFRPSYDWFYTYYRDRALCLALGMTPEEMLYEAVGAAIDPNSGGRQMPSHFGHKALNIVSASSPTGTQFLQAVGCAEGIQRAAALGISEGFKADEVVYVSSGDGTTSEGEFWESLNTACNLKLPIVYVIQDNQYAISVPVEVNTAGGSISKLVASFPGLYIQEVDGCDFMASYEVMQRAVQHARERKGPAFVHAHVIRPYSHSLSDDEVLYRPPEERAADAARDPITTFPRWLVENGHATEAEIAKIQEEVDAQVLAATDDALGQPQPDASTIYFGVYSPDVDPTSESFDTEDDPQFSGNETTMVDLLNACMRDEMRRDPRIVVFGEDVADVSREAYMGKVKGKGGVFKVTHGLQKEFGSTRVYNSPLAEANIVGRAIGLAARGFKPVVEIQFFDYIWPAFMQIRDELATMRWRSNNAFSAPVVIRTTYGGYIRGAIYHSQTGASLFTHNPGLRVVCPATALDANGLLRTAIRCDDPVIFLEHKHLYRQTYNKAAYPGPNFMIPFGKAKVVREGSDVTVVTYGATVQRAFAAANQIADEGVSVEVIDLRTLSPWDQETVYASVKKTNRVIVAHEDSLSWGYGAEIAARISDDCFAWLDAPVKRVASTDTFVGYAPQLEDAILPQIDDFARAYREIANF
- a CDS encoding amidohydrolase; amino-acid sequence: MRSPLVTFLALATLAGCTMKSPDAGSGPVTLAVVNARVWTGDARRPWADGIAVRGERIAAVGSSAEIRKLARDAEVIDAQGQMVVPGFIDSHVHFVDGGFRLSSVQLRDAKTPEDFVARIEAFAATVPKGTWITGGDWDHELWGGTLPTRAWIDSVTPDHPVWVNRLDGHMALANSAALEAAGVTRATPEVSGGTIVRLAGGEPAGVLKDNAMSLVDRVVPQPPPAVEDRALDSAMAYVASYGVTTVHMMGSWNDLAIATRAQRAGRLRTRIYAFVPLNTWERLRDTVAARGRGDAWLKLGGLKGFVDGSLGSHTAAMKAPFTDAPHDSGFFVNSPEDLYAWVSGADKAGLHVAVHAIGDRAIATQLDIYARVAKENGARDRRFRIEHAQHVAPGDFARFAELGVIASMQPYHAIDDGRWADKVIGPERAKGTYAFRSFLDAKATLAFGSDWFVAPPTPIEGIYAAVTRRTIDDKQPLGWVPEQKITVDEALRAYTAGSAFAGFDEQDLGALQPGKLADFVIIDRDLTTIAPETIRDARVMRTVIGGKTVHERR